The sequence TGAATAGTTGGGTACGTAGTTTAAACTCTAAGTTTAAACACTTGTCTAAACAAGAGTCTGGGAGTCTCCCAACTCCTATTGTTATTGCCTTCTAAAGGGGAAGGCTATCTTGATTTGTGAGAAAGGTTTAAGATTTTAGAATTATTTGGCCTGGAgaaaaaagaggcagaaattgCCAAATATATTCTAGTCTATAAAGGGctgatgctaaaaaaaaaaaaaaatcaatctgtaTCTCTCACCCACCCAAACTATCCAAGGGTCCCCATTGAAAATGCATTGAAAGTACATGTCAAACAAAGGACCTGGGAATCCCTAATGATGGAAGAGTCAGAAAAGGCTTCATGTTTATGAAACTTTGCCTTAAAGAACAAAGGATTTAGCTCCTCAAATCAGCTCCCTCCAAGAGAGCAACATGAGAGTGGACGTGAAGAGGAACTCCAAGGCAGTTTATCTTTGCCCTTATCTGAGTGTTCCCGGAGGACACCTCTGAATCCTCTCTAGGGTAGGTACAAGGGAAACATTGCCACaaccctgttctttttttttttttttttttttgagacagagtctcactctgttgcccaggctagagtgagtgccgtgcgtcagcctagctcacagcaacctcaaacgcctgagctcaggcgatcctcctgtctcagcctcccgagtagctgggactacaggcatgtgccaccatgcccggctaattttttctatatatattttttagctgtccatataatttctttctatttttagtagagatggggtctcgctcttgctcaggctggtctcgaaatcctgagctcaaacgatccgcccacctcggcctcccagagtgctaggattacaggcgtgagccaccgcgcccggccacacaaCCCTGTTCTTGTGAAAACTCATTTTGAGACGCTCTGTTTGGGGGTCTCGCTCACTCTAGTAGCCTCTCCCATTTTGGAAAGCCTCTGCCAATAGTCACATCATGTTTATAGATTGCTGAATTTGAATACACAGAACCCCCAGAGGGCCTCCCACAGTTGTACAGGGTTCTGTAAGATTGGTGACCAATACTGAAAGCACTGTGTTCCCCTGAGTTCCTGTAGTTAGatgcaaaagaaaattatgatgCAATTCacccaaaataatttttgtaacaaTAAATTGTGTATATTAAAGTTCTACCTTGCCTTTTTTATGTAGTTTCCTCCATCTTAACAGAGccagaaaaagacaataaaatcaaTGCATTTAATTTCAAAGAGTATGTGATTATCACTAAACGTTAATCATGCCTGAAGAGAATGATAACTAAGCCCACACCTTGGGCTTAGTCACCACATAGCCATTATCTTCATAAGTTAGGTCCTGCCAGTTCAGGATGTTGCCACTGTTACACAAGTCATGCATCTCCTTTAGAGGGAGCACATGATCCCACAAGGAAACATCCCATATCTCCCCAACAAAGGATTGACTTGCATCAAATTGTCCCCCAAAGGAATCCTGCTCTTGTCCCAAGATAATCTTAGCCTCTGACCCCACAGAGTACCCCTGTCTtactcccttcctccccaggagTTTTCCATTCACCCAGAGTTCAGCAATCCCAGAGGCAGACTCCCAGCTTGCACAGACATGGGTTGGGATGTAAGGAGATGGGGGTGCGTTGAAAGTGACCTCAGAATTCCCAATGTACAGCATGTACACCCCCATTTTTTTGACGAAGAGAAGCAGCTCATTGTCCTGGGAAGGAATGCTGTAGGAGAAGAGACTGTAAGGGCGGGTGAGGTCTGTGAAGGCTTTCAGGCACAGCGTGAAGTTCTGCAGTGGCTTCTTCACCTTGGGAATCAAGGACACATAGGCTGTAGCAGattctttaggaaaaataaacaccttCCCTGTCATGTCTGTGGAGAAAAGACAATGTGACAAAAATTTTGTCAACcttcttatttcattctttctcactGTGGACTCTAGGCTGCCTCCTGACAGGGCATATATAGCACACTGGAGTTTATGAAGTGCTTGTAACTACATTATCTCACTGACATACAAGCAAAATGTCAATATTAAAAGGTGGGTTTTGGTTCAGCTGTCCTGTTAGAAAGGTAAATTAAATATGTCCTATATCAGCCCCCAACTCCATTTTTCTTGCAGATTTCATCCAGATAAAATAGCAGACACTAGtcacagaaaatgaaacagagcTAACACATGGAGTGTAATGGATAAAGCATGAAGCACCTCATCCTCCCACCACTGATCAGATTCTGAGATTTCTCCCATGGGACAGACACTTGTGCCAGGGGTTAGGTATACTTTCAATGGTTCATCTTGAACCTTGGCTTGGCTGTGATGGACGAACACTGTGGTTAGTGCTAAGTCCAAGGAATAGACAAGTGTGTAAACCACACGGCCCATACCTTTCTAGCATCCTTGctctcttccctgccccctttTTGCAGGAGTGTCAATGTAA is a genomic window of Eulemur rufifrons isolate Redbay chromosome 8, OSU_ERuf_1, whole genome shotgun sequence containing:
- the LOC138389866 gene encoding mucosal pentraxin-like; translation: MEKILLGVLLLTTVAGGVPANSDMTGKVFIFPKESATAYVSLIPKVKKPLQNFTLCLKAFTDLTRPYSLFSYSIPSQDNELLLFVKKMGVYMLYIGNSEVTFNAPPSPYIPTHVCASWESASGIAELWVNGKLLGRKGVRQGYSVGSEAKIILGQEQDSFGGQFDASQSFVGEIWDVSLWDHVLPLKEMHDLCNSGNILNWQDLTYEDNGYVVTKPKVWA